The Nitrosomonas cryotolerans ATCC 49181 genome includes a window with the following:
- the pstB gene encoding phosphate ABC transporter ATP-binding protein PstB yields MQIKLASNPRPTEYKSEVRNLNFYYGEFNALKNINMVMHDKQITALIGPSGCGKSTFLRCFNRMHDLYPGNRYEGEIILYPDDVNILSLNVDPIEVRMRISMVFQKPNPFPKSIYENVAYGLRVRGVKQRAVLDEKIEEALRNAALWDEVKDRIHQQAFNLSGGQQQRLCIARALATDPEILLFDEPTSALDPIATASIEELIADLKNKVTILIVTHNMQQAARVSDYTAYMYLGELIEFGVTDTIFIKPKNKQTEDYITGRFG; encoded by the coding sequence ATGCAAATAAAGTTAGCATCAAATCCGAGGCCAACGGAGTATAAATCCGAAGTTAGAAATTTAAATTTCTATTATGGTGAATTTAATGCTCTTAAGAATATTAATATGGTAATGCATGATAAACAGATTACGGCATTAATTGGCCCTTCTGGGTGTGGAAAATCGACGTTCCTGCGCTGTTTTAATCGAATGCATGATTTATATCCAGGCAACCGCTATGAGGGAGAGATTATTCTTTATCCGGATGATGTGAATATCTTGTCATTAAATGTGGATCCAATTGAAGTTCGTATGCGAATAAGCATGGTATTTCAAAAGCCAAATCCTTTTCCAAAGTCAATTTATGAAAATGTGGCTTATGGATTACGTGTCAGAGGGGTAAAGCAGCGCGCCGTTTTGGATGAAAAGATAGAAGAAGCCTTGCGTAATGCGGCTTTATGGGATGAGGTTAAAGACCGAATACATCAACAGGCTTTTAATTTATCCGGCGGTCAACAGCAAAGATTATGTATTGCTCGTGCGTTGGCAACAGATCCGGAAATATTGTTGTTTGATGAACCGACCTCTGCGTTGGATCCGATAGCAACAGCGAGTATTGAAGAGTTGATTGCAGATTTAAAAAACAAGGTAACCATATTAATCGTAACGCATAACATGCAACAAGCGGCGAGGGTGTCTGACTATACGGCTTACATGTATTTAGGTGAGTTAATTGAATTTGGTGTAACCGATACGATTTTTATAAAGCCTAAAAATAAACAAACAGAAGATTATATCACTGGGCGATTTGGTTGA
- the tpiA gene encoding triose-phosphate isomerase has protein sequence MREKLVAGNWKMHGNQAENKSLLNAVVAGVAELRGKDIAVCAPYPYLSLVQTMLRDTNIVWGAQNVSQYDKGAYTGEISAAMLKDFDCSYVIVGHSERRALYNEDSHTVALKYVAVQREGMVPILCVGETLEQRESGITEKIISEQLDAVMNMAGGASLGKAVIAYEPVWAIGTGKTATPQQAQEVHEFIRARVAIQNAEEADNLVILYGGSVKANNAAELFNMPDIDGGLIGGASLVATEFISICQALQN, from the coding sequence ATGCGCGAGAAGCTAGTAGCAGGTAACTGGAAAATGCATGGTAATCAGGCCGAAAATAAAAGCTTATTAAATGCGGTAGTTGCAGGCGTTGCAGAATTGCGCGGAAAAGATATCGCAGTATGTGCACCTTACCCTTATTTGTCGTTAGTTCAAACTATGTTGCGGGATACAAATATTGTCTGGGGAGCGCAGAACGTCAGTCAGTATGATAAAGGAGCTTATACGGGAGAGATCTCAGCAGCAATGTTAAAAGATTTTGATTGTAGCTATGTAATTGTAGGTCATTCAGAAAGAAGAGCGCTTTATAACGAAGATAGCCATACAGTTGCACTGAAATATGTAGCAGTGCAACGAGAAGGAATGGTGCCTATTTTATGTGTGGGTGAAACGCTGGAACAGCGAGAATCTGGAATAACCGAGAAAATAATCTCGGAGCAATTAGATGCGGTAATGAATATGGCAGGTGGAGCTTCGTTGGGTAAAGCAGTAATAGCTTATGAGCCTGTTTGGGCAATAGGGACCGGTAAAACTGCAACTCCGCAACAGGCTCAGGAAGTACATGAATTTATTAGAGCAAGAGTAGCAATTCAAAATGCCGAAGAAGCTGACAACCTAGTGATTCTTTATGGCGGTAGTGTTAAGGCTAATAATGCTGCTGAATTGTTTAATATGCCGGATATAGATGGTGGGTTGATTGGCGGGGCTTCGCTGGTTGCTACCGAATTTATTTCAATCTGCCAAGCATTGCAGAATTAA
- the secG gene encoding preprotein translocase subunit SecG, protein METLIWSAHVLTAIIVIVLVLLQHGKGADMGAAFGSGSSGSLFGASGSATFLSRATAVIAAIFFATSLGLTYLSSNRVEDKGVMSSVMDEINESNNSSVAIDAESIQENKEISETTGLNDSSRAGQIPE, encoded by the coding sequence TTGGAAACCTTGATCTGGTCTGCGCATGTATTAACAGCTATTATTGTAATTGTATTGGTATTATTGCAACATGGAAAAGGCGCCGATATGGGGGCTGCGTTTGGTAGTGGGTCGTCCGGAAGTTTGTTTGGTGCGAGTGGCTCTGCTACTTTCTTAAGTCGCGCCACGGCCGTGATTGCTGCTATTTTTTTTGCGACAAGCTTGGGGCTTACCTATTTATCGAGTAATAGAGTTGAGGATAAAGGTGTGATGAGCAGCGTTATGGATGAGATAAATGAATCTAATAATTCATCCGTTGCGATAGACGCTGAATCCATCCAAGAAAATAAGGAAATATCGGAAACGACTGGGTTGAACGATTCCTCTAGGGCAGGGCAAATTCCGGAATAA
- a CDS encoding NADH-quinone oxidoreductase subunit A, producing the protein MLENYFPILLFLLVGLAVGVVPMLLGWLLAPNRPDSEKLSPYECGFEAFEDARMKFDVRYYLVAILFILFDLEIAFLFPWAIVLNEIGLFGFIAMMVFLGILVVGFIYEWMRGALEWD; encoded by the coding sequence ATGCTTGAAAATTATTTTCCAATTCTTTTATTTCTTTTGGTCGGCTTGGCTGTAGGTGTTGTGCCGATGCTGCTTGGATGGCTGTTAGCGCCTAATCGTCCGGATAGCGAAAAATTATCACCATATGAATGTGGTTTTGAAGCATTCGAAGATGCGCGTATGAAATTTGATGTACGCTATTATCTGGTTGCTATTTTATTTATTTTGTTTGATTTGGAGATTGCGTTTTTATTTCCATGGGCAATCGTGCTTAACGAGATTGGATTGTTTGGCTTTATTGCGATGATGGTTTTTCTCGGTATTCTGGTAGTAGGTTTTATCTACGAATGGATGAGAGGAGCCTTGGAGTGGGATTGA
- a CDS encoding NuoB/complex I 20 kDa subunit family protein gives MSIEGTLEKGFVTTSLDSIINWGRTGSMWPMTFGLACCAVEMMQTGASRYDLDRFGIVFRPSPRQSDVMIVAGTLCNKMAPALRKVYDQMAEPRWVISMGSCANGGGYYHYSYSVVRGCDRIVPVDIYVPGCPPTAEALLYGIIQLQNKINRTNTIAR, from the coding sequence ATGAGCATTGAAGGCACCCTGGAAAAGGGATTCGTTACAACAAGTTTGGATTCGATTATTAATTGGGGCAGAACCGGGTCGATGTGGCCAATGACATTTGGTTTAGCTTGTTGTGCAGTTGAAATGATGCAGACGGGCGCGTCACGTTATGATCTGGATCGCTTTGGTATTGTTTTTCGCCCAAGTCCGAGACAGTCTGATGTAATGATTGTGGCAGGCACGTTGTGTAATAAAATGGCGCCTGCCTTACGCAAGGTCTATGATCAAATGGCAGAACCTCGGTGGGTTATCTCGATGGGCTCTTGTGCAAATGGTGGCGGATATTATCATTACTCTTATTCGGTAGTGCGCGGATGTGATCGTATCGTACCAGTTGATATCTATGTACCGGGATGTCCTCCAACAGCGGAGGCATTGTTATACGGCATTATTCAATTGCAAAATAAAATAAACCGTACTAATACTATTGCGCGCTGA
- a CDS encoding NADH-quinone oxidoreductase subunit C, whose amino-acid sequence MSNTRLETLSSCLKNILADKLISINKQFDELTIIVCPADITDVCRMLRDSPELDFDMLIDLCGVDYATYHSKPESGDQQGGRFAVVYHLLSIKHNCRLRIKVFAESDEFPVVDSVIDIWPAVNWFEREAFDLFGIVFVGHPDLRRILTDYGFIGNPFRKDFPLSGNVEMRYDDEQKRVIYQPVSIEPRIITPHVIREEHYGESN is encoded by the coding sequence ATGTCTAATACACGTCTAGAAACTCTTTCTTCATGTTTAAAGAATATACTGGCAGATAAACTGATCAGTATAAATAAACAATTTGATGAATTGACTATTATAGTTTGCCCTGCAGATATCACTGATGTATGTCGGATGCTACGCGATAGTCCTGAGTTAGATTTTGATATGTTGATTGACTTATGTGGAGTGGACTATGCTACTTATCATAGTAAGCCTGAGTCAGGAGATCAGCAAGGTGGACGTTTCGCTGTGGTCTACCATCTACTTTCAATAAAGCATAATTGTAGATTGCGTATCAAAGTATTTGCTGAGAGCGATGAATTTCCAGTAGTAGATTCAGTGATTGATATCTGGCCCGCTGTCAATTGGTTTGAACGTGAGGCGTTTGATTTATTTGGCATCGTTTTTGTTGGTCATCCAGATTTGCGTCGTATTCTCACAGACTATGGCTTTATCGGGAACCCGTTTCGTAAGGATTTTCCACTCAGCGGAAATGTGGAAATGCGCTATGATGATGAGCAAAAAAGAGTTATTTATCAACCGGTGAGTATAGAGCCACGCATTATTACACCACATGTAATTCGCGAGGAGCATTATGGAGAGAGCAATTAA
- a CDS encoding NADH-quinone oxidoreductase subunit D, which produces MAEIRNYTMNFGPQHPAAHGVLRLVLELDGEVIRRADPHIGLLHRATEKLAENKTYIQSVPYMDRLDYVSMMVNEHAYVMAIEKLLKLEVPLRAQYIRVMFDEITRILNHLLWLGAHALDVGAMTVFLYAFREREDLMDCYEAVSGARMHAAYYRPGGVYRDLPDAMPQYQSSKIHNEKTTRARNENRQGTLLDFIDDFTNRFPKFVDEYETLLTDNRIWKQRLVDIGIVSPERAKALGFTGPMLRGSGVEWDLRRKQPYEVYDRIDFDIPVGVNGDCYDRYLVRMEEFRESNRIIKQCVEWLRKNPGPVITDNHKVAPPSRIDMKQNMEEMIHHFKLFTEGFHVPAGEAYAAVEHPKGEFGIYLVSNGANMPYRLKIRAPGFPHLAALDEMSRGHMIADVVAIIGTQDIVFGEIDR; this is translated from the coding sequence ATGGCTGAGATACGTAATTACACCATGAATTTTGGACCTCAACACCCGGCAGCTCACGGTGTGTTGCGTTTGGTATTGGAGTTAGACGGTGAGGTCATCCGACGTGCTGATCCGCATATTGGATTATTGCATCGTGCCACAGAGAAATTAGCAGAAAACAAAACTTACATTCAATCTGTTCCATATATGGATCGGTTAGATTATGTTTCGATGATGGTTAATGAGCACGCCTATGTCATGGCCATTGAAAAATTATTGAAACTTGAGGTTCCACTGCGTGCGCAATATATCCGTGTGATGTTTGATGAAATTACACGTATTCTTAATCATTTATTATGGTTAGGCGCACATGCGCTGGATGTTGGTGCAATGACGGTATTCCTTTACGCTTTCCGTGAGCGAGAGGATCTTATGGATTGTTATGAAGCGGTATCGGGTGCCAGGATGCATGCTGCCTATTATCGACCTGGCGGAGTATATCGAGATTTGCCAGATGCTATGCCGCAGTACCAGTCATCTAAGATTCATAACGAGAAGACAACACGCGCACGCAATGAAAATCGGCAAGGCACATTATTGGATTTTATCGACGATTTTACCAACCGATTTCCTAAATTTGTCGATGAATATGAAACACTGCTTACCGATAACCGTATTTGGAAGCAACGCTTGGTAGATATTGGCATTGTTTCGCCTGAACGTGCAAAAGCACTTGGTTTTACAGGCCCTATGCTGCGTGGTTCCGGTGTGGAATGGGATTTGCGAAGAAAGCAGCCTTATGAAGTTTATGACCGCATAGATTTTGATATTCCTGTAGGCGTCAATGGCGACTGCTATGATCGCTATCTTGTTCGTATGGAGGAGTTTCGTGAATCAAATCGTATCATTAAGCAATGTGTTGAGTGGTTAAGAAAAAATCCGGGTCCGGTAATCACTGATAATCATAAGGTTGCACCTCCTTCTCGCATTGATATGAAACAGAACATGGAAGAAATGATTCATCATTTCAAATTGTTTACAGAAGGTTTTCATGTGCCAGCCGGGGAAGCATATGCGGCAGTAGAGCATCCTAAAGGAGAGTTTGGAATTTATTTGGTGTCTAATGGCGCTAATATGCCCTACCGTTTAAAAATACGTGCACCGGGGTTTCCTCATTTAGCCGCATTAGACGAGATGTCGCGTGGTCATATGATTGCTGATGTTGTTGCAATTATTGGTACACAAGATATTGTATTTGGTGAGATAGATAGATAA
- the nuoE gene encoding NADH-quinone oxidoreductase subunit NuoE: MLSIESLKKIDREIAKYPVDQKQSAVMSALAIAQDEKGWLANETMDFVADYLDMPPIAVYEVATFYNMYNLEPTGQYKITVCTNLPCALSGGNDAAAYLKERLGIGFNQTTVDGKFTLREGECMGACGDAPVLLVNNKRMCSFMSNEMVDKLLEELSK; the protein is encoded by the coding sequence ATGCTAAGCATTGAATCCCTTAAAAAAATAGATCGAGAAATTGCCAAGTATCCTGTCGATCAGAAGCAGTCAGCTGTCATGTCAGCGCTTGCTATCGCTCAGGATGAAAAAGGCTGGTTAGCAAATGAAACAATGGATTTTGTCGCCGATTATTTAGATATGCCGCCAATTGCGGTATATGAAGTCGCGACATTCTATAATATGTATAATTTGGAACCAACGGGCCAATACAAAATAACAGTCTGTACCAATTTACCTTGTGCTTTGTCCGGTGGTAATGATGCGGCTGCGTATTTAAAGGAAAGATTAGGCATCGGATTTAATCAAACCACGGTCGATGGTAAATTTACGCTAAGGGAAGGTGAGTGCATGGGTGCATGTGGTGATGCGCCGGTATTATTGGTTAACAATAAACGTATGTGCAGTTTTATGTCCAACGAGATGGTTGACAAATTGTTGGAGGAGTTAAGCAAATGA